In one Polaribacter sp. ALD11 genomic region, the following are encoded:
- a CDS encoding histidine phosphatase family protein, whose product MKKFLLVFVFILGMLSSCTSNETTTYYLIRHAEKDRTDETNRNPDLNENGLKRAENWAKYFDKIDIDAVYSTDYNRTQQTAKPTAESKELNIINYDPKKMNDSIFEQATKGKTVLVVGHSNTTPAFVNSLLGEKKYEDMDDHNNASLYIVTIIGDKKTSIVEKIDSH is encoded by the coding sequence ATGAAAAAATTTCTTTTAGTATTTGTATTTATTTTAGGTATGTTAAGTTCTTGTACTTCAAATGAAACAACAACCTATTATCTAATTCGTCATGCGGAAAAAGACAGAACAGATGAGACAAATAGAAATCCTGATTTAAATGAAAACGGATTGAAAAGAGCAGAAAATTGGGCAAAGTATTTTGATAAAATTGACATAGATGCTGTGTATTCTACAGATTATAACAGAACACAACAGACGGCAAAACCTACTGCTGAAAGTAAAGAATTAAACATTATAAATTACGATCCTAAAAAAATGAATGATTCCATTTTTGAACAAGCAACTAAAGGAAAAACTGTTTTAGTTGTTGGACATAGTAATACAACTCCGGCTTTTGTAAATAGCCTTTTGGGAGAGAAAAAGTATGAAGATATGGACGACCATAATAATGCTAGCTTGTATATTGTAACTATTATTGGTGATAAAAAAACAAGTATTGTAGAGAAAATAGATTCACACTAA
- the clpB gene encoding ATP-dependent chaperone ClpB, with product MNFNNYTTKSQETIQLAQQIAQGFGHNQIENEHIFKALTQVDENVLPFLLKKLNINIDVVDQILDKQLESLPKVTGAELMLSREASKTLTEAAVIAKKMKDDYVSIEHLILAIFKSKSNIAQVLKDQGVTEKHLQAAIDELRKGERVTSQSQEETYNSLNKYAKNLNKLAEDGKLDPVIGRDEEIRRLLQILSRRTKNNPLLVGEPGTGKTAIAEGLAHRIVDGDVPENLKDKLIFSLDMGALIAGAKYKGEFEERLKAVIKEVTSSDGDIVLFIDEIHTLVGAGGGNGAMDAANILKPALARGELRAIGATTLDEYQKYFEKDKALERRFQKVVVNEPDTESAISILRGIKDKYETHHKVRIKDEAIIGAVELSQRYITNRFLPDKAIDLMDEAMAKLRMEINSKPEELDVLDRKVMQLEIEIEAIKREKDETKLKSLRSDLANLKEERNEMNAKWKSEKEVVDNIQNAKAAIEDFKIEAEKAERDGDYGKVAEIRYGKIKEAQSNLEALQKALEENKSETSLIKEEVTYDDIAEVVAKWTGVPVTKMIQSEREKLLKLEDQLHKRVVGQEEAIVAVSDAVRRSRAGLQNPNKPIGSFLFLGTTGVGKTELAKALAEYLFDDENAMTRIDMSEYQEKHAVSRLVGAPPGYVGYDEGGQLTEAVRRRPYSVVLLDEIEKAHPDTFNVLLQVLDEGRLTDNKGRVADFKNTIIIMTSNMGSHIIQEKFREPKADIDAVTELAKIEVLALLKQSVRPEFLNRIDDVIMFTPLKESDIFKIVKLQIDLLKKMIGKQEITLDATDEAITYLAKKGYQPEFGARPVKRVIQKEVLNQLSKEILSGKITTDSIILIDAFDDKLVFRNQSDLEENS from the coding sequence TGTTTTGCCTTTTTTGTTGAAGAAATTAAATATAAATATTGATGTTGTCGACCAGATTTTAGACAAACAACTAGAAAGTTTACCTAAAGTTACTGGTGCGGAATTAATGCTTTCTAGAGAAGCTAGTAAAACGCTAACAGAAGCAGCCGTTATTGCTAAAAAAATGAAAGATGACTATGTTTCTATAGAACATTTAATTCTAGCTATTTTTAAATCTAAAAGTAATATTGCTCAAGTTCTAAAAGACCAAGGAGTTACAGAAAAGCATTTGCAAGCTGCTATTGATGAATTAAGAAAAGGAGAAAGAGTAACTTCTCAGAGTCAGGAAGAAACCTATAATTCTTTAAATAAATATGCTAAAAATTTAAACAAATTAGCAGAAGATGGCAAGTTAGATCCCGTAATTGGTAGAGATGAAGAAATTAGACGTTTGCTTCAGATTTTATCTAGAAGAACTAAAAACAATCCGCTTTTAGTTGGAGAGCCAGGAACAGGAAAAACAGCAATTGCAGAAGGGCTAGCACATAGAATTGTAGATGGAGATGTGCCCGAGAACTTAAAAGATAAATTAATTTTTTCTTTAGATATGGGAGCTTTAATTGCTGGTGCTAAATATAAAGGAGAGTTTGAAGAACGTTTAAAAGCAGTAATTAAGGAAGTAACAAGTTCAGACGGAGATATTGTACTTTTTATTGATGAAATTCACACATTAGTTGGTGCTGGAGGCGGAAATGGAGCCATGGACGCAGCAAATATTTTAAAACCAGCTTTAGCACGTGGAGAATTGCGTGCAATTGGAGCAACAACGTTAGATGAATATCAAAAATATTTTGAAAAAGACAAAGCTCTAGAAAGACGTTTTCAGAAAGTTGTTGTAAATGAACCAGATACAGAAAGTGCCATTTCTATTTTAAGAGGAATTAAAGACAAATATGAAACACACCATAAAGTTCGCATTAAAGATGAAGCTATAATTGGTGCCGTAGAATTATCTCAACGTTATATTACCAATCGTTTTTTACCAGATAAAGCCATTGATTTGATGGATGAAGCGATGGCGAAACTACGTATGGAAATTAATTCTAAACCAGAAGAATTAGATGTTTTAGATAGAAAAGTAATGCAGCTAGAAATTGAAATTGAAGCAATTAAGCGTGAAAAAGATGAAACGAAGTTGAAATCTTTACGATCTGATTTAGCAAATCTAAAAGAAGAGCGTAATGAGATGAATGCAAAATGGAAATCTGAAAAAGAAGTTGTAGATAATATTCAGAATGCAAAAGCAGCTATTGAAGATTTTAAAATTGAAGCTGAAAAAGCAGAACGTGATGGCGATTATGGTAAGGTTGCTGAAATTAGATATGGAAAAATTAAAGAAGCTCAAAGTAATTTAGAAGCATTACAAAAAGCTTTAGAAGAAAATAAGTCTGAAACTTCTCTTATAAAAGAAGAAGTAACGTATGATGATATTGCTGAAGTTGTTGCAAAATGGACGGGAGTTCCTGTAACAAAAATGATTCAGTCTGAACGTGAGAAATTACTTAAATTAGAAGATCAATTACACAAACGTGTTGTTGGACAAGAAGAAGCAATTGTTGCTGTTTCAGACGCTGTAAGACGTTCTAGAGCAGGTTTGCAAAACCCGAATAAACCAATTGGTAGTTTCTTGTTTTTAGGAACTACGGGAGTAGGGAAAACGGAGTTAGCAAAAGCATTGGCAGAATATCTATTTGATGATGAAAATGCCATGACTAGAATTGATATGAGTGAATATCAAGAAAAACATGCCGTAAGTAGATTGGTTGGAGCGCCTCCGGGATATGTTGGGTACGATGAAGGTGGTCAATTAACAGAAGCTGTTAGAAGAAGACCATATTCAGTAGTGCTTTTAGATGAAATAGAAAAAGCGCACCCAGATACTTTTAATGTATTGTTGCAAGTTTTAGATGAAGGTAGATTGACTGATAATAAAGGGCGTGTTGCAGATTTTAAAAACACCATTATTATTATGACCTCTAATATGGGAAGTCATATTATTCAAGAAAAGTTTAGAGAGCCAAAAGCAGATATAGATGCAGTTACAGAGTTGGCAAAAATTGAGGTTTTAGCATTGTTAAAACAATCTGTAAGACCAGAATTTTTAAACCGAATAGATGATGTAATTATGTTTACACCTTTAAAAGAAAGCGATATTTTTAAAATAGTAAAGCTACAAATAGATCTTTTGAAGAAAATGATTGGCAAACAAGAAATTACTTTAGATGCAACAGATGAAGCAATAACATATTTAGCTAAAAAAGGATATCAGCCAGAATTTGGTGCAAGACCTGTAAAAAGAGTCATTCAGAAAGAAGTTTTAAATCAACTTTCTAAAGAAATCTTATCTGGTAAAATTACAACAGATAGTATTATTTTAATTGATGCTTTTGATGATAAATTGGTTTTTAGAAATCAGTCTGATTTAGAAGAAAATTCATAA